The following proteins are co-located in the Clavibacter capsici genome:
- a CDS encoding GDSL-type esterase/lipase family protein codes for MPRLPSLLAPVLAFPGIAARTAEFLYRRSDATGDFHPDDPNHGTVEGPDPDRIAVVGETGMISLGVRTHQISLPAFLARHHATRTGRGVTWSIASLPGSRLREAPAVIAGPACDLARADAVVLLAGITDVMRVTSTRAWGRHMTSTIDALRARLPREASILIGDIPPLDNAGGLSRPARLAAGIHAQAFNRRTREVVDGLPFTRAVTFPEELARSLWRPESEESRYQRTYRTWGTHLAEALVEARG; via the coding sequence ATGCCCCGTCTGCCGTCCCTGCTCGCCCCCGTCCTCGCGTTCCCCGGCATCGCCGCGCGGACCGCGGAGTTCCTCTACCGCCGCTCCGACGCGACCGGCGACTTCCATCCCGACGACCCGAACCACGGCACCGTCGAGGGCCCGGATCCGGACCGCATCGCCGTCGTCGGCGAGACCGGCATGATCAGCCTCGGGGTGCGCACGCACCAGATCTCGCTGCCCGCGTTCCTCGCCCGCCACCACGCCACGCGCACCGGCCGCGGCGTCACCTGGTCGATCGCGTCCCTGCCCGGCTCCCGGCTCCGCGAGGCGCCCGCCGTCATCGCCGGCCCCGCCTGCGACCTCGCGCGCGCGGACGCGGTGGTGCTGCTGGCCGGGATCACCGACGTGATGCGGGTCACCTCCACCCGCGCGTGGGGCCGGCACATGACGAGCACGATCGACGCCCTGCGCGCACGGCTGCCGCGGGAGGCGTCGATCCTCATCGGCGACATCCCGCCCCTGGACAACGCGGGCGGCCTGTCACGGCCGGCGCGGCTGGCCGCGGGGATCCACGCGCAGGCGTTCAACCGGCGCACCCGCGAGGTGGTCGACGGCCTCCCGTTCACGCGCGCGGTCACGTTCCCCGAGGAGCTGGCGCGCTCGCTGTGGCGGCCGGAGTCGGAGGAGAGCCGCTACCAGCGCACCTACCGGACGTGGGGCACGCACCTCGCGGAGGCGCTCGTGGAGGCGCGGGGCTGA
- a CDS encoding hydrolase: MTGGAVPGGAVPGGAVPDGVWRVREARFARIHRDVAVRIAGGRVALADPADAVRGRLDVSLSAGVVDRHVHLGLVDRAALAGSPVTEVVDLGWDPVAIARIAERPPAGVAVRYAGPFHTAVGGYPSDRAWAPAAAVREVARADDAAGAVAAARAGGSSVVKVVLHDGGPLLADDVLAALVDAAHEAGLPAAVHAEGAGQAGRAIRAGADVLVHVPWTERLDDATLRESATRDVLWISTLAIHGGADLATALGNARRYAALGGRIAYGTDLGNGDLPVGLNAREVELLGEVGLRGATLLDAVLGSAPGVIAHALMSAAPLPSAADATPADLLAWLGGAHRLGPSDLR, from the coding sequence ATGACGGGTGGCGCCGTGCCGGGCGGCGCCGTGCCGGGCGGCGCCGTGCCCGACGGGGTCTGGCGGGTGCGCGAGGCGCGGTTCGCGCGGATCCACCGGGACGTCGCCGTGCGCATCGCCGGCGGTCGCGTCGCGCTCGCCGACCCCGCCGACGCGGTGCGCGGGCGGCTCGACGTGAGCCTCAGCGCCGGCGTCGTCGACCGGCACGTGCACCTCGGGCTCGTCGACCGCGCGGCGCTCGCCGGGTCGCCCGTCACGGAGGTCGTCGACCTCGGCTGGGATCCGGTCGCCATCGCGCGCATCGCCGAGCGTCCGCCGGCCGGCGTGGCGGTCCGGTACGCGGGTCCGTTCCACACCGCCGTGGGCGGTTACCCGTCCGATCGCGCGTGGGCGCCGGCGGCCGCGGTGCGCGAGGTCGCCCGCGCGGATGACGCGGCGGGCGCGGTCGCGGCGGCCCGGGCGGGCGGATCCAGCGTGGTCAAGGTCGTGCTGCACGACGGCGGGCCGCTCCTCGCGGACGACGTGCTGGCGGCGCTCGTCGACGCCGCGCACGAGGCCGGGCTGCCCGCGGCCGTGCACGCGGAGGGCGCGGGGCAGGCCGGGCGGGCGATCCGCGCGGGCGCCGACGTGCTCGTGCACGTGCCGTGGACCGAGCGGCTCGACGACGCGACGCTGCGGGAGTCGGCGACGCGCGACGTGCTCTGGATCTCGACCCTGGCGATCCACGGCGGCGCCGACCTCGCGACGGCCCTCGGGAACGCCCGCCGGTACGCGGCGCTCGGCGGCCGGATCGCGTACGGCACCGACCTCGGCAACGGCGACCTCCCCGTGGGGCTGAACGCGCGCGAGGTGGAGCTGCTCGGCGAGGTCGGGCTGCGGGGCGCGACGCTCCTCGACGCGGTGCTGGGCAGCGCGCCGGGCGTCATCGCGCACGCCCTGATGAGCGCCGCGCCGCTGCCGTCGGCCGCCGACGCGACTCCCGCCGACCTGCTCGCGTGGCTCGGCGGCGCGCACCGGCTCGGCCCGTCCGACCTCCGCTGA
- a CDS encoding ABC transporter ATP-binding protein, which yields MTSPAPTAPLPRAVDPDAPRPTSPQPAASALAARDVTVAYGDTEVVHGASLEIRPGCVTVLVGPNGSGKSTLLRTMARLQAARSGSLALVEEGTDAETDALDLSLRRFARRVALLTQGRPTPGGLSVRDVVEFGRYPHRGRFGGADPEGRAAVDRALDLTGLVALADRGVDQLSGGQLQRVWLASCLAQETGVLLLDEPTTYLDLRYQVELLDLVRDLADDARIAVGVVLHDLDQAAALADTVALLSDGRIVKTGTPSEVLTPDLLTEVYGIPVEVHADPTTGSLRTRAVARHHHRNERLHP from the coding sequence GTGACCTCCCCCGCTCCGACCGCGCCGCTCCCGCGCGCCGTCGACCCGGACGCGCCGCGACCGACGTCGCCGCAGCCGGCCGCCTCCGCCCTCGCCGCCCGCGACGTCACCGTCGCGTACGGCGACACGGAGGTCGTGCACGGCGCGTCGCTCGAGATCCGGCCGGGCTGCGTCACCGTCCTCGTCGGCCCCAACGGCAGCGGGAAGTCGACCCTGCTGCGCACGATGGCGCGGCTGCAGGCGGCGCGCTCCGGATCGCTCGCGCTCGTGGAGGAGGGCACCGACGCCGAGACCGACGCCCTCGACCTCTCCCTCCGCCGCTTCGCCCGCCGCGTCGCGCTCCTCACCCAGGGGCGGCCCACGCCCGGCGGCCTCAGCGTCCGCGACGTCGTCGAGTTCGGCCGCTACCCGCACCGCGGCCGCTTCGGCGGGGCGGATCCCGAGGGCCGCGCCGCCGTGGACCGCGCGCTCGACCTCACCGGCCTCGTCGCCCTCGCCGACCGCGGCGTCGACCAGCTCTCCGGCGGCCAGCTCCAGCGCGTCTGGCTCGCGAGCTGCCTCGCCCAGGAGACGGGCGTGCTGCTCCTCGACGAGCCGACCACCTACCTCGACCTCCGCTACCAGGTCGAGCTCCTCGACCTGGTGCGCGACCTCGCCGACGACGCACGGATCGCCGTCGGCGTCGTCCTCCACGACCTCGACCAGGCCGCCGCGCTCGCCGACACCGTCGCGCTGCTCTCCGACGGCCGGATCGTGAAGACCGGCACCCCATCCGAGGTGCTCACCCCCGACCTCCTCACCGAGGTCTACGGCATCCCCGTC